The Gammaproteobacteria bacterium region CGGTATTACACGATGCAACTAAAAATGTCGCACATGCCTATTAGTAATGGTAAGAAATTCCCGTAACGCTACTACCCTCTTCTCATGTTGAATCATCCCCCCATCGCCGTCGGCATCCTCGGTGCCGACGACAGACCCGACATCGTCGAGACTATTCGTTCCGTGCGTTGCGTAGGTCTGCCAATTCACGTGGCAGTGACAGCTCGGCGATCACTGTTGGAGGGGTTCGATGGCGTCATCCAGCATGTCATTCACTGGAACGAGGATTTTTCCAGCGCTCGCAACCAATTATTGGAGCAGATAGACAGTGATTTCGTTCTGTGGCTGGACAGCGACGAACGGTTATTGTCGTTTCCCGAGATCGATGTGTCTCGATTGGAAGAAGACTTTTACACTGTCCATTTGCAAGCCGATCGGTGGACCACTCCTGGACGAAGTGCTCGATTTCATCGCAATCACCCGCTCATTCGCTGGCACGGTTCAGTTCATGAACAACCGCTAAAAAACGGACAATTACCACCGTATTCCTCGCGAATGCTACCGGGAGCAGCCATCATCCACTGGGGGTACGAGGATCCGGAAATCCTGGCCGGCAAGAATGAACGCAATGTAGCCATTGCGCAATGCGGACTGAATCGGGGGGAGTTACTTTTCGGAGAGTTACTTTCCCTGGCGAAGAGTGAAACCAGTTTAGGACTATTCAATTTCATGCGCTGGTTGCAGTGCTTTCGTCACCCGGAGATACAACCTAATGCTATCGATTACGACCGCCGTAGCGAAGCAGCCTACATGCTATGCACCTGTGGCTACAACAGATTCGCCCAGGATCTGGCGCGCGCCAATCCGCTGATTGTCCGTTTGCAGCTTGGTCTACTTGCGGATGGGTGGCGCAAACATCGCGCACTAGATGCCACGCGGTTTGAGTTTCTACTAACCGTGCTGCAAAATGGTCTCTTCGACCAACGCTACAGTTTTTCAGTAGAGCTGGTCGGCTGTAGTCATGACCAATTAACCCGCTATATCCACGCCCTAACCGCAGAATGGGGGGAACGGAGAGAAATCATGAACACAACTACTACCACCGACTCCTTCGATCCCACCGCTACCTATCGCCGCAACGACGATGTGCAAGAAGAAACGATTGAAGAGGATCTCATCCTAATGCACTACCCCACTCTCAAGGCAGTGGTGCTTAACCCCATCGCGGCCGTGCTTTGGGATGCCTTACGATGGCCTCAATCGGCAACCGATCTGGCCAGTTTGCTACACGAGGCGTTTCCACAAGAAGATGCGACCGCCCAACACACCCATGCCGAGGAGGTTCTTGCACAGTTGGCGGCGAGTGGCCTGATTCAACCTTCCTGATCCCGTCTATTTCTCTGCGGAAACATGATATCAACCGCACGTTCCAGGTCGTGCTCTCCTACATGCAGACGATAGACCTCGCCGCGTTCCAACAGGAATCGCAGGATCCGAACCATATCGAGGGGAGTACGTCGAGCGGTGATCATGGTCTGAGCAAGAATGCCTTGAAGCGCCGTCTGTCTATCCACTTTTTCGACATGACTGGTGGGACCTATGGCCCGATCCAGCATATAGAGTCGGGCAATGGAATAATCCTGTGTGTAGTCAGCCATCTGCGGTAATCCTCGACCGATAATCAGACGGTACTCATCGTTAATCTGGCCTACCAGGCAGTGGTCCACCGAGAGTCGTCCAACCAGGTGCGCCGGAACCGCCCGCCCAGCCACACGCGGCTTGAGCGCCTTGGGAAAAACGAACGCCCGATGGCAGTCAGAGTCAACCGCCAGCCAGTCGTCAACAATGACCTCCCGGCCAGCCAACCACGCGGCAAGCGCTAGGCTGCTCTTGCCCACCCGCGACGGCCCGGTGAACAGGATCGCTTGCCCATCCACCACACAGGCTCCCGCATGCAGGACTAGATGCCCAGTCTTCTGCAGAAACCGCCCACCCATAAGGGCGATAACGTTGAGCAGCAGGTCATTCCAGAATTCGAAACGATAAGTAACCACTGCGGATTCGAGGACCCAACCATCATTCCCGATGCGTCGTACCTCTAGATCTGGCGGCCCATCCGTCACGGAGAGTGTTAGCGGTGGCAACGCCAACAAATGGCCCACCACGCGGGCAACGCCCGCTTCTTCCGTGCGCAAAATAATAAAACTGTCCCGCCAACAGAAACGAAAATGAAATGGATGAACCATAATCAACTCAAGTTGCTACCTAACAAACTGTAACCATTCCCCCCCCGCTGGAGGGAATGAATGGGCGGATTCAACTTTGAAGTGCAACGGGTGAGTTAGTCGATTGTAACTCATTATTGAAAACCTCAAAAGGAGTTCTGAATCCGAGGCATTTCCGTGGCCGGTGATTTAGGAAATACTTGGCCCTCTGGATAGGTTTTTCAGGGATGAATTTAAGATTCATCTTCTTTGGAAAGAACTGGCGGATTAGTTCATTCATATCCTCATTGGCGCCACGCTCCCAAGAGGAATATGGGTGTGCGAAAAAAACTCTGCGTACATAACGCCAGGCGGCGTGGTCGGGCTTTGTTGGGATCGCTCCTGGATGTCTTGTTACAACCGGCGGTATGTCCTCAAAACTCAATATGAGCCTTAGTAATTTTCTGATCGCCCTCCCTAACCCCCCAGTCGGGAGGTGGAGTGAACAGTTGCCACGAATTCTCTCCCCCCGTACAGACATCCGGTCACAGTGTCGATAACACACACCACGTTGGCGTGGCAGAAACCCACCCACCAGGTTATTGAAGGGGAAACACCTTGTCGGGATTGAGAATACCGCGCGGATCGAAAACCGTTTTAATCTGCCGCATCAACGCAAGGGTCACGGGATCGATCTCACGATCCACAAGATCGCGTTTCTGAAGTCCAACGCCATGCTCACCGGAGAGCGTCCCACCCAAATTTAATACCAAGTCGAAGACTTGATCCAGACAGCGATCTACTCCGGCCATTTGGCGGGAATTGTCGGGGTCGACCAATAGATTGACATGGATGTTTCCATTACCCGCGTGACCAAAATTAACGATGGGAATACCCTGCTCAGTACCGATGAGACGTAGACCAGCGACTAATTCCGCCATCCGCGATATAGGCACCACCACATCCTCGTTAATCTTTTTGGGGGCCACAGTGCGCAAGGCCGGCGAAAGGGCCTTACGTGTCGCCCACAATGCCGCAGTTTCCTCCTTTGTTACGGCCGAATGTAATTCCAGTAGCCCCGTTCCTCGTGCGGCGGCTGCGACTTGCGTTACCGCCTCCTCCAACCCGACAATCGGACCGTCTACCTCAATCATCAGCAACCCACCTGCCTTCTCGGGTAGGACCGCTTCAGAGTAGGTCCGAATCATCTCGATGGCCGCTCCATCCATCATCTCTAAGGCGCAGGGGGTAACTGCCTGAGTCATGATGCGAGTTACTGCCGCCGCTGCCGCCTCCATGTCCGCGTAGACCGCCTGTAGGATCCGCCGCGCTTCGGGTAGCGGAGTGAGTTTGAGTGTCGCCTCGGTAATCACTGCGAGCGTTCCCTCGGAACCGATGATGAGTCGGGTGAGGTCGTAGCCCACCACTCCCTTGGTGGTGTAAACCCCGGTACGGATGATCTCCCCAGCCCCAGTTACGGCCCGCAGCCCAAGGGTATTTTCGCGGGCTGTACCGTATTTGACCGCCCGTGGGCCAGCAGAATTACAGGCAAGATTGCCACCTACCGTACAAAACTCCGCGCTGGTGGGGTCGGGCGCCCAGAAAAAACCGTGGGCAGTCGCTGCTTCCTGGACCTCCTGATTGGTAACCCCAGGCTCTACCACCATCACACGGTTGGCCGGATCCACGGCGATAATGCGTGCCATTCGTTCCATGGCCAGCACCAACCCACCACGTACTGGGACCGCCGCCCCCGTAGTCCCGGTACCTCGCCCACGCGCAACGACGGGCATCTCGAATTCATTACACAATTGCACACAGGCCTGCACCTGATGAGCATCACGGGGAAAGGCTACAGCTTTGGGTAAGGTATGGCGGCGGCTATTGTCGTAACCATAAGGCCAACGATCAGCCGGTTCTGTAAGAATGGCATTTGCAGGCAGGATTTGATGCAACCGCGCCAAAAAACGGGATACTGAATGACTCACCGGCATTTCTCCGGTTGCTTTGAATATTGGATAGTGGTGAGGGCTATTTCTATGTTCTGGTTTCTGAACACGCCCAAATAATCATCAATTCTCCAAGACGAAATAGAGTGCATAATGATTAGAGCCTTGCAGCGGTAATACCTCCGCGACGCTAACCTCTAGCTGTCCATTCGTGAAACCATGATCCAGATTTAATTCTGGAAAATGCTTACGTTCGGGGGATGATTGTGCAGGAAAGGTAGTTGGATTTCCGGCAATAACATCTTTTAGCGTTTTAGTTAATCGACGATAACCAATGGTGCTCAATCCCGAGCCTTGTGGGGTATTAAAGTCGCCAAAGATCAGAAAAGGCGATCGCCCCAGATCATCCCCAAAGCGTTTACGAAGATTATCTTCCAGGTATCCCATCTGGAACCAAAGTGGATTATCACTTCCTCCCATAACCTCCGCCATGGTAGAAAGTACCCCCTTTCTTTTGAGGAGTATGCGCCAGGGATCCAAAAGATGTACTGGCAAGATGTAAAACGGAGTATCTCTTCTTACAATCTTCAGGCAAAGCAGTGGGCGCGTAAAAGAATCTTTGATTAGACGCCAACTTTTGCGGTAGGTATTTTTTTCGGTAATCGATTCAAGCGATGGTGGTGTCCAATCGAGATGACCGAGTAATTCCATTGCTAACTTTGTCCTGCTGTAAATTGCTATGCCGACAGCGGTGTTAGCCGAGTTATAAGGCTCAAAATGATGATAGGGATATACCTCTGCAAGACGGTTTTGCGTCTCAGCAGCGAGTGCTTTGGAGGAATATTCCGCAAAGGCAAGCAGATCCGGCCGAATCGAGGAATGAATCAGGCTGATAAGATTCTCGTCCAAAGACGGCTTCGGAAGTTTTCGGTTTACCAACCCATTCCGTACGTTCCACCAGAAAATTCGATATCCTGATGCTTCGACAATGATTTGCAAAGTTTCCGGTCGAACGTCTTCATCCCAAATGAATTTTTCAATAATTGGTGTTGCTTGTTCAGGGGTTGAATATACGCTCGTGTTAACCAATACGCCTGAGATGAATAAGATCAAGGTGAAGAGGGATCTACACTTCCTTATCATAAACTGTTGTCTAGCGGCGATCGGGTTGATCTGGGTAGTTATCGATGGTTTCCTCTCCCCGACGCCCATCGTGCACAAGGCTGTCTCGTCGCTGTAGGTAGGCATCGCGGACGAAGAGGTAGCGATCTAGGGCCGCCTCATCTAGGACACGTCCCGCGCCGAGCAGATTGGCGCGGGTGTCGATGACTCGGAGGGCGACCGTGCCATAGTGGGTCCTATCCGGCTCAATGCGATAGACCGGGTCCACGGCAGAGTCAGCCACCAGACCCACCGTATCGCGTACCGTACGTGGCCCAAAGAACGGCAACACCAGGTAGGGTCCCGAATCAATACCCCAGTAACCTAGCGTCTGACCAAAATCTTCATTGTGTTTGGGAATGTCCCAGGCACTGGCAACATCAAACAGTCCGAGTAGGCCAAAGGTTGTGTTGTAGACGAGGCGAACACCGTCCTGTAAACCTTGCTCAACCTTGAATTGGAGAAAATCATTGGTGGTAACCAACACACCACCTAAATTACTGAAAAAGTTCGCAACGGATTCGGTGACCGGACTCGGTAGAGTACTACTGTAAAACTCGGCGATAGGCTTGAGAGCGCGATCCAAAACGGTATTATTAAAGGAATCCACCGCTCGATTTAGGAGCTCCCAGGGGTCACGAGGGTCGTGATCAGGCCCGGAGGCACAACCAACCAGGACGGTCATGGTTAGCGTCAGGAGAGAAACGGTGAGTGGTCTCATGGGATGTCAGGCTGGAGAGTAACAAGGGAAGCGGCTCAGGCACGAATGCTGGCAGCCCAAATACGGGCGCGATGATGGCATTCTGCCCGCTCAAAGCTCAAGAGTTTTGCCTGTTCAAAAACATGAGAACAGCACCTAAGTGTTGACCGCTATCATTTTCATCTGTTTTACGATAGAAGGAATTCCGTTACAATGGAAAAACCTTCCCATCCCTACTGGTTGATCGCAGTGGCAGTTCCTGCCTCCTCTCAAGAAAACTCTCTCAGTGCCCCCCTCGTGGTGGTTCGCGGCCTGCGTTTTGTGCGTGGGGAACGGGTCATCTTTGATGATGTGGACCTCACCATCCCACGAGGGCGAGTGACGGCCATCATGGGACCCAGCGGCACCGGCAAGACCACCTTATTGCGCATCATCGGGGGACAGCTAGTGCCCG contains the following coding sequences:
- a CDS encoding hypothetical protein (Evidence 5 : Unknown function), translated to MGVGERKPSITTQINPIAARQQFMIRKCRSLFTLILFISGVLVNTSVYSTPEQATPIIEKFIWDEDVRPETLQIIVEASGYRIFWWNVRNGLVNRKLPKPSLDENLISLIHSSIRPDLLAFAEYSSKALAAETQNRLAEVYPYHHFEPYNSANTAVGIAIYSRTKLAMELLGHLDWTPPSLESITEKNTYRKSWRLIKDSFTRPLLCLKIVRRDTPFYILPVHLLDPWRILLKRKGVLSTMAEVMGGSDNPLWFQMGYLEDNLRKRFGDDLGRSPFLIFGDFNTPQGSGLSTIGYRRLTKTLKDVIAGNPTTFPAQSSPERKHFPELNLDHGFTNGQLEVSVAEVLPLQGSNHYALYFVLEN
- a CDS encoding glycolate oxidase, whose translation is MSHSVSRFLARLHQILPANAILTEPADRWPYGYDNSRRHTLPKAVAFPRDAHQVQACVQLCNEFEMPVVARGRGTGTTGAAVPVRGGLVLAMERMARIIAVDPANRVMVVEPGVTNQEVQEAATAHGFFWAPDPTSAEFCTVGGNLACNSAGPRAVKYGTARENTLGLRAVTGAGEIIRTGVYTTKGVVGYDLTRLIIGSEGTLAVITEATLKLTPLPEARRILQAVYADMEAAAAAVTRIMTQAVTPCALEMMDGAAIEMIRTYSEAVLPEKAGGLLMIEVDGPIVGLEEAVTQVAAAARGTGLLELHSAVTKEETAALWATRKALSPALRTVAPKKINEDVVVPISRMAELVAGLRLIGTEQGIPIVNFGHAGNGNIHVNLLVDPDNSRQMAGVDRCLDQVFDLVLNLGGTLSGEHGVGLQKRDLVDREIDPVTLALMRQIKTVFDPRGILNPDKVFPLQ
- a CDS encoding conserved hypothetical protein (Evidence 4 : Unknown function but conserved in other organisms); the encoded protein is MLNHPPIAVGILGADDRPDIVETIRSVRCVGLPIHVAVTARRSLLEGFDGVIQHVIHWNEDFSSARNQLLEQIDSDFVLWLDSDERLLSFPEIDVSRLEEDFYTVHLQADRWTTPGRSARFHRNHPLIRWHGSVHEQPLKNGQLPPYSSRMLPGAAIIHWGYEDPEILAGKNERNVAIAQCGLNRGELLFGELLSLAKSETSLGLFNFMRWLQCFRHPEIQPNAIDYDRRSEAAYMLCTCGYNRFAQDLARANPLIVRLQLGLLADGWRKHRALDATRFEFLLTVLQNGLFDQRYSFSVELVGCSHDQLTRYIHALTAEWGERREIMNTTTTTDSFDPTATYRRNDDVQEETIEEDLILMHYPTLKAVVLNPIAAVLWDALRWPQSATDLASLLHEAFPQEDATAQHTHAEEVLAQLAASGLIQPS
- a CDS encoding transposase — protein: MSFEDIPPVVTRHPGAIPTKPDHAAWRYVRRVFFAHPYSSWERGANEDMNELIRQFFPKKMNLKFIPEKPIQRAKYFLNHRPRKCLGFRTPFEVFNNELQSTNSPVALQS
- a CDS encoding conserved hypothetical protein (Evidence 4 : Unknown function but conserved in other organisms), whose translation is MVHPFHFRFCWRDSFIILRTEEAGVARVVGHLLALPPLTLSVTDGPPDLEVRRIGNDGWVLESAVVTYRFEFWNDLLLNVIALMGGRFLQKTGHLVLHAGACVVDGQAILFTGPSRVGKSSLALAAWLAGREVIVDDWLAVDSDCHRAFVFPKALKPRVAGRAVPAHLVGRLSVDHCLVGQINDEYRLIIGRGLPQMADYTQDYSIARLYMLDRAIGPTSHVEKVDRQTALQGILAQTMITARRTPLDMVRILRFLLERGEVYRLHVGEHDLERAVDIMFPQRNRRDQEG
- a CDS encoding phospholipid-binding lipoprotein MlaA; translation: MRPLTVSLLTLTMTVLVGCASGPDHDPRDPWELLNRAVDSFNNTVLDRALKPIAEFYSSTLPSPVTESVANFFSNLGGVLVTTNDFLQFKVEQGLQDGVRLVYNTTFGLLGLFDVASAWDIPKHNEDFGQTLGYWGIDSGPYLVLPFFGPRTVRDTVGLVADSAVDPVYRIEPDRTHYGTVALRVIDTRANLLGAGRVLDEAALDRYLFVRDAYLQRRDSLVHDGRRGEETIDNYPDQPDRR